TCCACCTTTTACAACTTTTGTTACTCTTCCGATTTTAACGATTGCTTCTTGAAAATCTTCTCTATTTACTGCCATCATTAATCCTTATAATTTAATACCATTTTCTCTTAATGCGTCAGCAAATGCTGCAACAACACCATGATAAAGATACCCGTTTCTATCATAAACAACTGTTTCAATACCAGCTGCTTTTAACTTAGAAGCAAACTCAGCTGCAACTTTTACAGCACCCTCTTTATTTCCACCTAAACCCATAGTTTGTGAGCTAACTGCTGCTAAAGTTCTACCTTCAACATCGTTGATAGCTTGTGCACTAATGTATTTGTTAGATTTAAAAATCGATACTCTTGGTTTTTCAGCTGTACCAGAAATATTAGCTCTAACTCTTTTTTTTCTTTTTATTCTTAAAGCAATTTTTTTTGCTAAATCTTTTTCTCTACTCATAGTTACACCTTATTTCTTAGCAGTTTTTCCGGCTTTTCTAATGATTTTCTCATCAGAATACTTAACACCTTTACCTTTGTATGGTTCTGGTTTTCTAAAGCCTCGAATAATAGCAGCAGCTTGCCCAACTTGTTGTTTATCTGCACCTTTAACTGTAATAATGTTTTTCTCAACAGAGATATCTAATCCTTTTTGGATTTCAAAATTAATTGGATGAGAATAACCTAAGATTAACTCTAAAACATCACCTTTTACAGCTGCTTTATATCCAACTCCATTGATTTCTAAAGTTTTTGTGAAACCTTCATGTAAACCATTAACTGCGTTTGCTGTTAATGCTCTGTAAGTTCCCCAAAATGCTGCAGCTTCTTTTGTTTCTCCATTTTTTGTTAAAACAACTTGACCATCTGCAACTTCAATTCCAACTCTTCCATGAGTCTCAACTGTAGAAACATTGTTTCCTTTTTTAACACTAATTAGTGTTCCAT
Above is a genomic segment from Aliarcobacter cryaerophilus containing:
- the rplR gene encoding 50S ribosomal protein L18, coding for MSREKDLAKKIALRIKRKKRVRANISGTAEKPRVSIFKSNKYISAQAINDVEGRTLAAVSSQTMGLGGNKEGAVKVAAEFASKLKAAGIETVVYDRNGYLYHGVVAAFADALRENGIKL
- the rplF gene encoding 50S ribosomal protein L6, whose amino-acid sequence is MSRIGKKPITIPAGIEVTVNGTLISVKKGNNVSTVETHGRVGIEVADGQVVLTKNGETKEAAAFWGTYRALTANAVNGLHEGFTKTLEINGVGYKAAVKGDVLELILGYSHPINFEIQKGLDISVEKNIITVKGADKQQVGQAAAIIRGFRKPEPYKGKGVKYSDEKIIRKAGKTAKK